The following nucleotide sequence is from Myxocyprinus asiaticus isolate MX2 ecotype Aquarium Trade chromosome 21, UBuf_Myxa_2, whole genome shotgun sequence.
gtaaatattgtgatgttcgtGCTGCAGTCACGGCCGGCTTATGAATACTTACGGCATTTCCGTCACCGATTTTATACGTCATCTttgtgtgtcgcgttaagagtgatgcaaaagaccatttgaaatctgaTTTGAGCAGCTAGAGCGTctggactgagacgcatctgaaaaaatcagatttaaatcgcatttgaaaccacctcccaatgtggtttgaatcagattctgaaaaatctgatttcatgtggttttttgctgtccatactatcaaaactcatctagatacaatctggatatgcaaaaaatcggatttttagtggctgtctcgtttggaaggctgcgtcctctggaggtcgcatttgtcagctgcATACGttatcgaggctgtctcgtttaaaaaaagtgagtaggacacttcgagtGCAGCCTTCGACTGCGACCTtttttcacgggaattcggaggatgcatgaggtgtatccttcgtgggcactcacaacccacaattctttgcttcaacggaaatgtctaaaaaaaattacggcaatttgccaaaaaaaaaaatatgatgttcaaacacaagtaatgttaattcccaagttgaagtacctcagtagatgggtgcagagtatataatatgtataattatattaataagcgctcgcgcttgttaaatagtggcgtgctgtcatagcaaccatgctacgttccgtttccgtttgtcctacgaaggctatctcatttaaacgagacttgtttaaaggaggacgcttggtatactgcagccttcaaaggatgcgtcctacctagcatgcagccttcgaaatgagacacagccactgtCTCAAGCTAAACGTTAAACACCACTCCTCtgttctagaacattttgtatCATTTACATAATTAAGGTAGAATCTGTATGTATGCTTTCTCCAAATATGGTAATGTTTAATCTCATTGGATAAAGCAGTTAGTGTACTGTCTTTCCTGTTTCTGCAAGGATATATAATGCTGTGCTTAACAATAAAATTACGAGAAATCTTTGACGCATGCTCTATGTCTGTGTCACTCATTTCTCCCCTCGAGGATCCGGATCGAGACAGTGACTGCAGACCTGACTTCATACTTATGGTCCAATCCTGAAAATTCCTAACACTTGGAATACTGAAAGCATCGAAATGAAGACTGTGACTGAAAAGGAGGTGTCAGATTGTGAACAGGAGCATTCATCAGACCTGATGCTCGAGGAGTCTTTTGTGGGAGATCAGGGGTCAGAGTCAACCACAAATGACCCAGGTCCAACCAACGAGGGTGTAGAGATTCTGGTGCTGAGCCAAGTGGAGGAATCAGTTGGGTACTTTTGCCATAGACTGAATTATACAAAGAAATATATTCAGATGTCTGATGAAAGTCCTTCAGATACTGATATAAACACAGAACCATCTGTCTCTCCCCACTCAAAAAGACGTGAAACACCTGATAAAAAGTTCGGCTGTAAACTCTGTGGCATGGAGTACCGCCACAGTCCAAACTTGATACGTCACATGCGAAGACACACAGGAGAGACTCCATACAGCTGTGAACTGTGTGGGAAAGTGTTCCAACGTTCAGACTGGCTTAAATTGCACTTAAAAATCCACATGGGTGAGAAACGTCTGATTGTGAAGCGCTTCGCTTGTGATCAGTGTGGGATGAAATTTACATGCTCCACCTCACTCCAAAGTCATATATGGAAACACAATGGCGAGAGACCGTTTTCCTGCTCGCTCTGTGAGAAGACGTTCCTCAGTCTGCAAAATCTCAGGCGCCACCAACATGATTGTCACTCTGAAGAGAAAAAGTTTTATTGCTCGCTGTGTGGACACAGCTTCGCACGTTTTACTACATTGCAGAAACACACAcggattcacactggagagaggcctttctCCTGTTCAGTGTGTGGAAAAACATTTCCTTATAAATACACACTGTTAGTGCATAATAAAATGCACTCAGGCAAAAGCTGACCTGATAGGAGTAATATTTATCATCAGGTTATTAATTTTCTGAATAATTATACACTGCATTCTTTAAGTCtggaagaaaaataaactaaccaGGGTCAGATATTTAGAGAGACtcggggcaaaaaatgcccctgaaattcagAATGTGGGCGCAATAAATACTAGTGTaaataattattgtttaattgtaacatctgatatagttcttgaTATTCTATTTTAGTCCGAGTTATACATAATATGgcacaaattattaattaatattgagtattttaagtcttgagaatttgtattaatcaattaaattgaagtatttgtcATAAACGGATGAGATACAGTTTATGTTGtaaatggttagaaaaataaATGCACTCATAAAGGTTA
It contains:
- the LOC127411972 gene encoding oocyte zinc finger protein XlCOF19-like isoform X2, producing the protein MKTVTEKEVSDCEQEHSSDLMLEESFVGDQGSESTTNDPGPTNEGVEILVLSQVEESVGYFCHRLNYTKKYIQMSDESPSDTDINTEPSVSPHSKRRETPDKKFGCKLCGMEYRHSPNLIRHMRRHTGETPYSCELCGKVFQRSDWLKLHLKIHMGEKRLIVKRFACDQCGMKFTCSTSLQSHIWKHNGERPFSCSLCEKTFLSLQNLRRHQHDCHSEEKKFYCSLCGHSFARFTTLQKHTRIHTGERPFSCSVCGKTFPYKYTLLVHNKMHSGKS